A genomic region of Friedmanniella luteola contains the following coding sequences:
- a CDS encoding lipopolysaccharide biosynthesis protein, which yields MRLVRQALANPLLQVVGARAVTFPVTLVCGLVWLRLVIGQLGAAEYGFLALVVGLQFLLGFLDFGTSANVLEGAGRFRVDRDVAALGRALGSAWRMILVGNLLVLLGAVLVLVAGAWGPILGFPERTATAGLAVVLILAVNTVVRPLSLSSALVAGLGRPAVATWAQSLTGLSSLGLLAVLLWTDAPVAFIAATPIAGQLVAYAVPFVVSMRTVPGLLRAAGAGMLRRTHADHKLRRLALPLLVIQMIGPLNDQLDRLVLAHLSTVEALASYALGAQLYSSAMSFCTVLIPQLWSEFAELRATGGPRAAVRRSLSYLRRLWPLAVLGGAAFTLVCHEAAPWVSDGKLELSWLLCSVFGAELALSASSLVLGIGLTDPRSLRRQPVLLAISTGVNLVLTLVLAGPLGALGPALASLVAASLQLPLLALLAAGVLRDRAADQHDREPDLEAFTTRRAGS from the coding sequence ATGAGGCTGGTCAGGCAGGCGTTGGCCAACCCCCTGCTGCAGGTGGTCGGGGCGCGTGCGGTGACCTTCCCGGTGACGCTCGTCTGCGGGCTCGTCTGGCTGCGTCTCGTGATCGGACAGCTGGGGGCAGCGGAGTACGGGTTCCTGGCCCTCGTGGTGGGGCTGCAGTTCCTGCTGGGGTTCCTCGACTTCGGCACGTCGGCGAACGTGCTGGAGGGCGCGGGCCGCTTCCGCGTCGACCGGGACGTGGCGGCGCTGGGGCGCGCGCTCGGCTCGGCCTGGCGGATGATCCTCGTCGGCAACCTGCTGGTGCTCCTCGGAGCGGTGCTGGTCCTGGTCGCCGGCGCCTGGGGGCCCATCCTCGGCTTCCCCGAGCGCACCGCCACCGCCGGGCTGGCCGTGGTCCTCATCCTCGCCGTCAACACGGTGGTCCGGCCCCTCTCCCTGTCCTCGGCCCTGGTGGCCGGGCTGGGGCGGCCGGCCGTCGCCACCTGGGCCCAGTCGCTCACGGGTCTGTCCTCGCTCGGTCTGCTGGCGGTCCTGCTGTGGACCGACGCTCCCGTGGCGTTCATCGCCGCGACGCCGATCGCCGGACAGCTGGTGGCCTACGCGGTGCCGTTCGTGGTCTCGATGCGGACGGTGCCGGGCCTGCTCCGGGCGGCTGGCGCCGGCATGCTGCGGCGCACCCACGCCGACCACAAGCTGCGGCGCCTGGCCCTGCCCCTGCTCGTGATCCAGATGATCGGGCCGCTGAACGACCAGCTCGACCGGCTGGTCCTCGCTCACCTCAGCACGGTCGAGGCGCTGGCCAGCTACGCGTTGGGTGCTCAGCTGTACTCGAGCGCGATGTCCTTCTGCACCGTGCTGATCCCCCAGCTGTGGTCGGAGTTCGCCGAGCTGCGGGCCACCGGCGGGCCGCGCGCCGCCGTGCGCCGCTCGCTGAGCTACCTCAGGCGGCTGTGGCCGCTCGCCGTCCTGGGGGGGGCGGCCTTCACCCTGGTGTGCCACGAGGCGGCTCCCTGGGTCTCCGACGGGAAGCTGGAGCTGTCCTGGCTGCTCTGCAGCGTGTTCGGGGCGGAGCTGGCGCTGTCGGCGTCGAGCCTGGTCCTGGGGATCGGGCTGACCGACCCGCGCAGCCTCCGCAGGCAGCCTGTCCTGCTCGCCATCAGCACGGGCGTGAACCTCGTCCTGACCCTGGTCCTGGCGGGGCCGCTCGGGGCTCTCGGGCCGGCCCTGGCGTCGCTGGTGGCCGCATCGCTGCAACTGCCGCTGCTCGCCCTCCTCGCCGCCGGGGTCCTGCGCGACCGGGCGGCCGACCAGCACGACCGCGAGCCCGACCTGGAGGCCTTCACGACGCGTCGCGCGGGCTCCTGA
- a CDS encoding GNAT family N-acetyltransferase yields the protein MPPPASPLVAREVSSLEELHADWTRLAELDGDLFKTWEWARVWEDAFGSEGRVLLTFGRAGEPLTGIARLTRAGRGPLHVLRFEGQGPGDQVGPVCDPADRAAVAAVLRKAVTTRHGRPGALLATGLMREQGWAPLLGGVVLRGRPSPVLEFNGLDWDGWLASKTKHFRQQVWRQERRLVRDEALTFRRITGPDELDGALDQFIAFHDARWQGESDFFAAGGRALHTAFARHGLARGWLRLFSADLHGQPAAYWLGYRFGDDYWFFQLARDPQWERSSIGMVLINHALRCAFEEGAVRFRFMSGGHDYKMRFANADAGHETVLVTGPVLARLARTGVTTARRLPEPVTARLRRLLSR from the coding sequence ATGCCGCCCCCCGCCTCCCCGCTCGTCGCCCGGGAGGTGTCCTCCCTGGAGGAGCTGCACGCGGACTGGACCCGGCTCGCCGAGCTGGACGGGGACCTGTTCAAGACCTGGGAGTGGGCGCGCGTCTGGGAGGACGCCTTCGGTTCCGAGGGGCGGGTGCTGCTGACCTTCGGGCGGGCAGGAGAGCCGCTCACCGGCATCGCCCGGCTCACCCGGGCCGGGCGCGGACCTCTGCACGTCCTCCGTTTCGAGGGGCAGGGGCCCGGGGACCAGGTGGGGCCGGTCTGCGACCCGGCCGACCGGGCCGCCGTCGCAGCCGTGCTGCGGAAGGCCGTCACCACGCGCCACGGTCGACCCGGCGCCCTGCTCGCCACCGGCCTGATGCGCGAGCAGGGATGGGCGCCGCTCCTCGGCGGTGTGGTCCTGCGCGGTCGGCCGAGCCCGGTGCTGGAGTTCAACGGCCTCGACTGGGATGGCTGGCTCGCCTCCAAGACCAAGCACTTCCGCCAGCAGGTCTGGAGGCAGGAGCGCCGGCTCGTGCGGGACGAGGCTCTCACCTTCCGTCGGATCACCGGCCCGGACGAGCTCGACGGAGCCCTGGACCAGTTCATCGCCTTCCACGACGCCCGTTGGCAGGGTGAGTCCGACTTCTTCGCGGCGGGCGGCCGAGCCCTGCACACCGCCTTCGCCCGCCACGGGCTCGCGAGGGGCTGGCTGCGGCTCTTCTCGGCCGACCTCCACGGGCAACCCGCCGCGTACTGGCTCGGCTACCGCTTCGGCGACGACTACTGGTTCTTCCAGCTCGCGCGCGACCCGCAGTGGGAGAGGTCGAGCATCGGGATGGTCCTGATCAACCACGCCCTGCGGTGCGCCTTCGAGGAGGGGGCGGTCCGCTTCCGCTTCATGTCGGGCGGTCACGACTACAAGATGCGGTTCGCGAACGCCGACGCCGGGCACGAGACCGTGCTCGTCACCGGCCCGGTCCTGGCCCGTCTGGCCAGGACCGGCGTCACCACCGCCCGCCGGCTGCCGGAGCCGGTGACCGCGCGGTTGCGACGCCTGCTGTCCCGCTGA
- a CDS encoding YveK family protein, with protein MTTTGFIHLIRRHVALVLACTLGGAALATLLATFVVTPSYVATTQLYVSARGSNANDRLQNGEYARTHVSSYTDMVDSSDLLQAVRTELGLAPSRNGDYSDLADSIEASNTVDTAVITVRVEDSSAEGALRVATAIGEVYDAVVARMENASPEQSPVRVNVLSAADLPRAPYSPSRRLYAAIGLVLGLAVGAGVAWARENRPGRTRRPTRADRSQPGSWSWDVDGPVRRPAGAGSNGVPARPTGAEVASNGSGLVTKEGRGREPRRPDAGR; from the coding sequence TTGACGACGACGGGTTTCATCCACCTGATCAGGCGGCACGTGGCCCTGGTGCTGGCCTGCACGCTGGGCGGGGCGGCCCTGGCCACGCTCCTGGCGACGTTCGTGGTGACCCCGTCCTACGTCGCCACGACCCAGCTGTACGTCTCAGCGCGAGGCTCGAACGCCAACGACCGGCTGCAGAACGGGGAGTACGCACGGACCCACGTCTCGTCGTACACCGACATGGTGGACTCGAGCGACCTCCTCCAGGCCGTCCGGACGGAGCTGGGGCTCGCGCCCAGCCGGAACGGTGACTACTCCGACCTCGCGGACAGCATCGAGGCGTCCAACACCGTGGACACGGCCGTCATCACGGTCCGGGTGGAGGACTCCTCCGCCGAGGGCGCGCTGCGGGTGGCGACGGCGATCGGCGAGGTGTACGACGCGGTCGTGGCCCGGATGGAGAACGCCAGCCCCGAGCAGAGCCCCGTCCGCGTCAACGTCCTCAGCGCCGCCGACCTCCCGCGTGCGCCCTACAGCCCCAGCCGCCGGCTGTACGCCGCGATCGGTCTCGTGCTCGGCCTGGCCGTCGGCGCCGGGGTCGCGTGGGCGCGCGAGAACCGGCCGGGTCGGACCCGTCGACCGACGCGGGCCGACCGGTCGCAGCCCGGGTCGTGGTCCTGGGACGTCGACGGCCCGGTGCGGCGCCCGGCAGGCGCCGGCAGCAACGGCGTCCCGGCGCGACCCACGGGCGCGGAAGTCGCGAGCAACGGCTCGGGACTGGTGACGAAGGAGGGCCGCGGGCGTGAGCCCCGGCGACCCGATGCGGGTCGCTGA
- a CDS encoding heparinase II/III family protein, with protein sequence MSPGDPMRVADARRRLAWYLHRARAMPPEELPFRVGEQVRRAQGRRPVATGGAPDPGPRVDTSLAQLVLGWRDQPGVASFWQHQSEAAGRGEVVVFGRPWAVTPQGLPDWDLDPVTGFRWPQDYCFDVPLLPATAEPVEVKYVWELNRLLHLLPVAADAAHRGHLPASRSCREHLRDWVERHPPRRGVVWRSGIELAHRVLVMVLVLELTEPVEGRDPALESSVGVAVAEHVDWIRRFPSRYSSANNHRITELVGLLVAATAYPRLATVEELDGWWSELESVTLLQFHHDGVPAEQATMYAFEVVEWLVVGLRLARRQRRRLSTAVLERIDWAAAFLAAVTDAGGHAVRIGDDDDSRLLTAALPPASLPRAALGLVAAGLGRPVPGVPTGLTTFADGGYTVWRHGSAAEEVLWVLDHAPLGMGHLAAHAHADTLAVFLHLGGRPVLVDAGTYLYHSGGDWRDRLRRTAEHNTLAVGGQDSSQIAGPFSWRRGHRAEGQLVSATASGAHWAVDARHEGYRGRYGVVHRRTLEGLGPGSFRLTDRLEGADERLVVRWSLLLAPGLDAVRTPEGWAVGDGGATLVTVVVPAAWRASMSEEPAWYSPAFGELDQTRRLAIDTELGPGVPLQVEFVLPPEQVHRGNLA encoded by the coding sequence GTGAGCCCCGGCGACCCGATGCGGGTCGCTGACGCCCGGCGTCGCCTGGCCTGGTACCTCCACCGCGCCCGGGCCATGCCCCCGGAGGAGCTCCCCTTCCGGGTGGGCGAGCAGGTCCGGCGTGCGCAGGGCCGGCGGCCCGTCGCGACCGGCGGCGCGCCCGACCCGGGGCCGCGCGTCGACACCTCCCTCGCCCAGCTCGTCCTCGGCTGGCGTGACCAGCCCGGGGTCGCCTCCTTCTGGCAGCACCAGTCCGAGGCGGCGGGGCGCGGGGAGGTCGTCGTGTTCGGCCGCCCCTGGGCCGTGACCCCCCAGGGCCTGCCCGACTGGGACCTCGACCCCGTCACCGGGTTCCGCTGGCCGCAGGACTACTGCTTCGACGTCCCCCTGCTGCCGGCGACGGCCGAGCCGGTCGAGGTCAAGTACGTCTGGGAGCTCAACCGCCTCCTGCACCTCCTGCCGGTGGCCGCCGACGCCGCCCACCGCGGTCACCTCCCGGCCAGCCGGTCGTGCCGTGAGCACCTGCGGGACTGGGTCGAGCGCCACCCGCCGCGACGGGGGGTCGTGTGGCGCTCGGGGATCGAGCTGGCCCACCGGGTCCTCGTCATGGTCCTCGTGCTGGAGCTCACCGAGCCGGTGGAGGGACGCGACCCGGCCCTGGAGTCGTCGGTCGGGGTGGCCGTCGCCGAGCACGTCGACTGGATCCGCCGCTTCCCCTCCCGGTACTCCTCGGCCAACAACCACCGGATCACCGAGCTCGTCGGCCTGCTGGTCGCCGCGACCGCCTACCCGCGGCTGGCCACCGTCGAGGAGCTGGACGGCTGGTGGTCGGAGCTCGAGTCGGTGACTCTGCTGCAGTTCCACCACGACGGCGTCCCGGCCGAGCAGGCGACCATGTACGCCTTCGAGGTCGTGGAGTGGCTGGTCGTCGGCCTCCGGTTGGCCCGGCGCCAGCGGCGCCGGCTGAGCACCGCGGTGCTGGAGCGCATCGACTGGGCGGCCGCGTTCCTGGCCGCCGTCACCGACGCGGGCGGCCACGCCGTCCGGATCGGGGACGACGACGACTCCCGGCTGCTCACCGCGGCGCTGCCCCCCGCGTCCCTGCCCCGGGCGGCCCTCGGCCTGGTGGCCGCGGGGCTCGGCCGGCCGGTGCCCGGCGTGCCGACCGGGCTCACCACCTTCGCCGACGGGGGCTACACGGTCTGGCGCCACGGCTCCGCCGCGGAGGAGGTCCTCTGGGTGCTGGACCACGCTCCGCTGGGGATGGGACACCTGGCCGCGCACGCGCACGCGGACACGCTGGCGGTCTTCCTCCACCTGGGGGGCCGACCCGTGCTGGTCGACGCGGGCACCTACCTCTACCACTCCGGCGGGGACTGGCGGGACCGGCTGCGCCGGACGGCGGAGCACAACACCCTCGCGGTCGGAGGTCAGGACTCCAGCCAGATCGCCGGCCCCTTCAGCTGGCGGCGCGGGCACCGGGCGGAGGGGCAGCTCGTCTCCGCGACGGCCTCGGGCGCCCACTGGGCCGTCGACGCCCGGCACGAGGGCTACCGCGGCCGGTACGGCGTCGTCCACCGGCGGACGCTCGAGGGGCTCGGCCCGGGGTCGTTCCGGCTGACCGACCGTCTCGAGGGGGCCGACGAGCGCCTCGTCGTCCGGTGGTCGCTGCTGCTGGCGCCGGGCCTGGACGCGGTGCGGACGCCCGAGGGGTGGGCGGTCGGCGACGGGGGAGCGACCCTGGTGACGGTGGTCGTCCCGGCGGCGTGGCGGGCGTCGATGAGCGAGGAGCCGGCCTGGTACAGCCCCGCCTTCGGGGAGCTGGACCAGACCCGCCGCCTCGCCATCGACACCGAGCTGGGCCCGGGCGTGCCGCTCCAGGTCGAGTTCGTCCTGCCCCCCGAGCAGGTCCACCGGGGCAATCTGGCCTAG
- a CDS encoding GDP-L-fucose synthase family protein gives MPTSALARDAPTYVAGHGGLVGGAVLRHLADAGFTSLLTASSADLDLRDRDAVEAFFAVRRPATVVMAAARVGGIIANSTYPADFISDNLRMQVNVLDMAARHGTTRLLFLGSSCIYPKLASQPIREDSLLTGLLEPTNDAYAIAKIAGVLQVQALRRQHALHYISAMPTNLYGPGDNFHPQNSHVLPGLIRRIHEAKASGADRVVVWGTGTPRREFLHVDDLARACLFLLEHYDAPEPVNVGTGTDLSIRELAELVALVVGFEGRLEFDTSKPDGTPRKLLDVGKLHALGWQARIGLREGLEQTYAWYRQQLDAGTLRAA, from the coding sequence ATGCCGACCTCCGCGCTGGCCAGGGACGCCCCCACCTACGTGGCCGGGCACGGCGGGCTGGTGGGCGGCGCGGTCCTCCGCCACCTGGCCGATGCCGGGTTCACCTCCCTGCTGACGGCGAGCTCGGCCGACCTCGACCTGCGGGACCGCGACGCCGTGGAGGCCTTCTTCGCGGTCCGGCGGCCGGCCACAGTCGTGATGGCCGCGGCGCGGGTCGGCGGGATCATCGCCAACAGCACCTACCCGGCCGACTTCATCTCCGACAACCTGCGCATGCAGGTGAACGTCCTCGACATGGCGGCCCGCCACGGGACGACCAGGCTGCTGTTCCTCGGCTCGAGCTGCATCTACCCCAAGCTGGCCTCGCAGCCCATCCGCGAGGACAGCCTGCTGACCGGGCTGCTCGAGCCGACGAACGACGCCTACGCCATCGCCAAGATCGCCGGCGTGCTCCAGGTGCAGGCCCTGCGGCGGCAGCACGCGCTGCACTACATCTCCGCGATGCCGACCAACCTCTACGGTCCGGGTGACAACTTCCACCCCCAGAACTCCCATGTCCTGCCGGGTCTGATCCGCCGGATCCACGAGGCCAAGGCGTCGGGCGCCGACCGCGTCGTCGTGTGGGGGACGGGGACGCCGCGCCGCGAGTTCCTGCACGTGGACGACCTCGCCCGAGCCTGCCTGTTCCTGCTGGAGCACTACGACGCCCCGGAGCCGGTCAACGTCGGCACGGGCACCGACCTGTCGATCCGCGAGCTGGCCGAGCTGGTGGCCCTCGTCGTCGGGTTCGAGGGACGGCTGGAGTTCGACACCAGCAAGCCGGACGGGACCCCGCGCAAGCTGCTCGACGTGGGCAAGCTCCACGCACTGGGCTGGCAGGCCCGGATCGGGCTCCGCGAGGGGCTGGAGCAGACCTACGCCTGGTACCGGCAGCAGCTGGACGCCGGGACGCTCCGCGCCGCCTAG
- a CDS encoding polysaccharide deacetylase family protein: MYHGVGRVGVDPFALFVPPDRFAEQMRTLRRVGLRGVSLGELGDAAARGDADGLVGLTFDDGYRDVRTWAAPVLEQCGFTATVFVVSGLLDGENVWDPPPRRQLVDAADLRDLAARGWEIGSHSVTHARLTEVDPGRLQHEVAASRAALSELMGVEARSFCYPYGAVDGAAVDAVRAAGYTYACAVTRVAGLPTILATPRIGVTGRDRGLRLAAKLVLRGR; this comes from the coding sequence ATGTACCACGGGGTCGGCCGGGTCGGCGTGGACCCCTTCGCCCTCTTCGTGCCGCCCGACCGCTTCGCCGAGCAGATGCGGACGCTGCGGCGCGTGGGTCTGCGGGGCGTCTCGCTCGGCGAGCTCGGGGACGCGGCGGCCCGCGGCGACGCGGACGGTCTCGTGGGCCTGACCTTCGACGACGGCTACCGGGACGTCCGGACCTGGGCCGCTCCGGTCCTGGAGCAGTGCGGGTTCACGGCCACCGTCTTCGTCGTGTCCGGTCTGCTGGACGGCGAGAACGTCTGGGACCCGCCCCCCCGCCGTCAGCTCGTCGACGCCGCCGACCTGCGCGACCTCGCCGCTCGGGGGTGGGAGATCGGGTCCCACAGCGTGACCCACGCCCGCCTCACCGAGGTGGACCCCGGCCGCCTGCAGCACGAGGTGGCCGCCAGCCGGGCGGCGCTGAGCGAGCTCATGGGCGTCGAGGCACGGTCCTTCTGCTACCCCTACGGCGCGGTGGACGGCGCGGCCGTCGACGCGGTCCGCGCGGCCGGCTACACCTACGCCTGTGCGGTGACCCGGGTCGCGGGACTGCCCACCATCCTCGCCACGCCACGGATCGGGGTGACCGGACGGGACCGGGGGCTGCGGCTCGCGGCGAAGCTCGTCCTCCGGGGGCGCTGA
- a CDS encoding glycosyltransferase: MKPAAPRDRAAAGEAGDATRGPGPVVAIVTITKDDPAGIRKTVASVAQQAYARYEHVVVDGGSDAEVAAWLTAWRDADPERRTLLPDPPRGIYPSMNAGIASTSAPLVLVLNGGDELVPGALERVTEHLRRDRWRWAYGGVQGRDREGRLQEEYVFAPFSRRALRAGLKPIPHQAAYVARELYREVGPYREDLGTAADQEFFLRLARTAEPGLVPGILAVVETWGLSGEETFIGRELSWHRLRVASGTAFGGRPVTDLVVTGLLLARLFPIRLGPKLRRLVSAGVAR, encoded by the coding sequence ATGAAGCCGGCGGCGCCGCGCGACCGCGCCGCCGCGGGGGAGGCTGGCGACGCCACCCGCGGGCCCGGACCGGTGGTCGCCATCGTCACGATCACCAAGGACGACCCGGCCGGTATCCGCAAGACCGTCGCGTCGGTGGCGCAGCAGGCCTACGCCCGCTACGAGCACGTCGTGGTGGACGGCGGCTCCGACGCCGAGGTCGCGGCCTGGCTCACGGCCTGGCGGGATGCCGACCCCGAGCGCCGGACCCTGCTGCCGGACCCACCCCGGGGGATCTACCCCTCCATGAACGCCGGGATCGCGAGCACGAGCGCGCCCCTGGTCCTGGTGCTGAACGGCGGGGACGAGCTGGTGCCGGGGGCACTGGAGCGGGTCACCGAGCACCTCCGGCGCGACCGCTGGCGCTGGGCCTACGGCGGTGTCCAGGGCCGGGACCGGGAGGGCCGGCTGCAGGAGGAGTACGTCTTCGCGCCGTTCTCGAGGCGTGCTCTGCGCGCCGGCCTGAAGCCGATCCCGCACCAGGCCGCGTACGTCGCGCGCGAGCTCTACCGCGAGGTCGGTCCGTACCGCGAGGACCTGGGCACCGCCGCCGACCAGGAGTTCTTCCTGAGGCTCGCCCGGACCGCCGAGCCGGGCCTGGTCCCGGGGATCCTCGCCGTGGTCGAGACCTGGGGGCTCTCGGGCGAGGAGACGTTCATCGGACGGGAGCTGAGCTGGCACCGGCTGCGCGTGGCCAGCGGCACCGCCTTCGGCGGTCGACCGGTCACCGACCTCGTGGTGACCGGGTTGTTGCTGGCCCGGCTGTTCCCGATCCGGCTCGGGCCCAAGCTCCGCCGGCTGGTGTCGGCCGGCGTCGCCCGCTGA
- the gmd gene encoding GDP-mannose 4,6-dehydratase — protein MGRSALITGITGQDGSYLAELLLSKGYEVHGLIRRSSTFNTERLDAIYQDPHASDRRLFLHYGDLTDGVTLINVLRDVNPDEVYNLGAQSHVRVSFDQPVFTGDVTGVAAMRLLEAVHAAGVRTKIYQASSSEMFGASPPPQDENTTFHPRSPYGVAKLYAYWATRNYREAYGIYAVNGILFNHESPRRGATFVTRKVTRAVARIQAGLQDKLYMGNLDAVRDWGYAPEFVEGMWRMMQAPEPQDYVLATGTAHTVRDFVQLAFGHAGLDWEKYVEHDQRYERPTEVDALIGDYSKAKRDLGWEPQVHTPDLVKIMVDADIKLLDDERSGRLVRVDV, from the coding sequence GTGGGCAGATCGGCGCTGATCACCGGTATCACCGGGCAGGACGGGTCCTACCTGGCGGAGCTGCTGCTGAGCAAGGGCTACGAGGTGCACGGGCTCATCCGGCGGTCCTCCACCTTCAACACCGAGCGTCTGGACGCCATCTACCAGGACCCGCACGCGAGCGACCGCCGGCTCTTCCTGCACTACGGGGACCTCACCGACGGCGTCACCCTGATCAACGTGCTCCGCGACGTCAACCCGGACGAGGTGTACAACCTCGGGGCCCAGTCCCACGTCCGGGTCTCCTTCGACCAGCCGGTCTTCACCGGCGACGTGACCGGCGTCGCGGCCATGCGGCTGCTCGAGGCCGTGCACGCCGCCGGGGTGCGGACCAAGATCTACCAGGCGTCCTCCTCGGAGATGTTCGGTGCGAGCCCGCCGCCGCAGGACGAGAACACCACCTTCCACCCCCGGAGCCCCTACGGGGTGGCCAAGCTCTACGCGTACTGGGCGACCCGGAACTACCGGGAGGCCTACGGCATCTACGCCGTGAACGGCATCCTGTTCAACCACGAGTCGCCGCGGCGCGGGGCCACCTTCGTCACCCGGAAGGTGACCAGGGCGGTCGCCCGCATCCAGGCGGGCCTCCAGGACAAGCTGTACATGGGCAACCTCGACGCCGTGCGCGACTGGGGCTACGCCCCGGAGTTCGTCGAGGGGATGTGGCGGATGATGCAGGCCCCGGAGCCGCAGGACTACGTGCTGGCGACGGGGACGGCGCACACGGTCCGCGACTTCGTCCAGCTGGCGTTCGGGCACGCCGGCCTCGACTGGGAGAAGTACGTCGAGCACGACCAGCGCTACGAGCGGCCCACGGAGGTCGACGCGCTGATCGGGGACTACTCGAAGGCCAAGCGGGACCTCGGCTGGGAGCCGCAGGTGCACACCCCCGACCTGGTGAAGATCATGGTCGACGCCGACATCAAGCTCCTCGACGACGAGCGCTCGGGGCGGCTCGTCCGCGTCGATGTCTGA
- a CDS encoding GNAT family N-acetyltransferase, which translates to MSQPATAALGLETEVVRDARAFGLLAQEWDRLYGSAPRATPFQTHAWLVAWWRAYGEPGRLRVVLVRSQGRLVAAAPLHLVNRGPVRVLAPLGGAISDFTDVLVEEARGRDEASAYLSGLVDALDAVAGWDVLDLPEVRGGAAAELLAGLWPGRVRRQESSACMELPVTDFSELLLTLPTKRAREVRRVLRRSDELGLVVADVPSPEVAEAVPRLLQLHALQWEGRGGNPEHQRPRFAQHLAEALTVMVDQGQAAVVRYQLDGQELAGQVVLVGHDLIGGYLLGVAPELYRRMDFSTYVVRADLERARGRGCSTYSMLRGRESYKERWHAVAAVNSRLLLVRPSAPRGLAYALGVRSRARLVVAAGEHAPWLVEARQRYRRRAADRASGRGGPGPGTSGSGTPGSVLAAGVDGPRPP; encoded by the coding sequence GTGAGCCAGCCGGCCACCGCAGCGCTGGGGTTGGAGACCGAGGTCGTGCGGGACGCCCGCGCCTTCGGCCTCCTGGCGCAGGAGTGGGACCGGCTGTACGGGTCGGCCCCCCGGGCCACGCCCTTCCAGACGCACGCCTGGCTGGTGGCCTGGTGGCGGGCCTACGGTGAGCCCGGCCGGCTGCGCGTGGTGCTGGTGCGGTCCCAGGGCCGCCTGGTCGCGGCCGCTCCGCTCCACCTGGTGAACCGCGGCCCCGTCCGGGTCCTGGCCCCGCTCGGCGGGGCCATCTCCGACTTCACCGACGTCCTGGTCGAGGAGGCCCGCGGGCGCGACGAGGCGTCGGCCTACCTGTCGGGGCTGGTCGACGCGCTCGACGCGGTCGCGGGCTGGGACGTCCTGGACCTCCCCGAGGTGAGGGGCGGCGCTGCCGCGGAGCTGCTGGCGGGGCTCTGGCCGGGCCGGGTGCGACGACAGGAGTCGTCCGCGTGCATGGAGCTGCCCGTGACCGACTTCTCCGAGCTGCTGCTCACGCTCCCCACCAAGCGTGCCCGCGAGGTGCGCCGGGTGCTGAGGCGCAGCGACGAGCTCGGTCTCGTCGTGGCCGACGTGCCCTCGCCCGAGGTCGCGGAAGCGGTGCCGAGACTGCTGCAGCTGCACGCCCTGCAGTGGGAGGGCCGGGGTGGCAACCCGGAGCACCAGCGGCCCCGGTTCGCCCAGCACCTCGCCGAGGCCCTGACCGTGATGGTGGACCAGGGCCAGGCCGCGGTCGTCCGCTACCAGCTCGACGGCCAGGAGCTGGCCGGCCAGGTCGTCCTGGTCGGCCACGACCTCATCGGCGGCTACCTGCTCGGGGTGGCACCCGAGCTCTACCGGCGCATGGACTTCTCCACCTACGTCGTCCGCGCCGACCTCGAGCGAGCACGGGGCCGCGGCTGCTCGACCTACAGCATGCTGCGCGGACGCGAGTCCTACAAGGAGCGGTGGCACGCGGTCGCGGCGGTCAACAGCCGCCTGCTGCTCGTCCGCCCGTCGGCGCCCCGGGGCCTCGCCTACGCGCTCGGCGTGCGGTCACGGGCTCGTCTCGTCGTCGCGGCGGGCGAGCACGCCCCCTGGCTGGTCGAGGCCAGGCAGCGGTACCGCCGGCGCGCGGCCGACCGTGCGTCCGGCCGAGGAGGCCCCGGCCCGGGGACGTCCGGCTCGGGGACGCCCGGCTCGGTCCTCGCAGCCGGGGTCGACGGGCCCCGGCCTCCGTAG